One genomic region from Branchiostoma lanceolatum isolate klBraLanc5 chromosome 7, klBraLanc5.hap2, whole genome shotgun sequence encodes:
- the LOC136438669 gene encoding G-protein coupled receptor 54-like → MGDQQSSEGVSEDTLRMTMDAYVAPVLFSIPLLVGATGNALVIYVVARFSEMRTVTNYYIVNLAITDLSFLLCCVPFSAANYALPSWIFGRVLCKLINYLQQVTTQATCITLCIMSVDRFCAIVYPLRSLRFRRKRVAVIVNAITWLVSFLAAIPVCIFHDLTQFNWYGFRTYCRPVWPSKAWEDGYMIFTIAFTYVLPLIICSVTCSLVVKRLHNRFRRSESRPQHHEVQTRRITRMVVGVVIVFLVCWLPNHVINMWRYIHIKNKFSPALYYGKMVALFLIYCNCALNPFIYTLIGENFRNCLKQIVSRTSSSSSSQSTKISHPGFGFRKSNESAKDLKNIDASPNDRMGPGPPALPPKELVVDVELNPCAVTKEVVDSEELSKKETE, encoded by the exons ATGGGAGATCAACAGAGCAGCGAGGGGGTGTCGGAAGATACTCTACGAATGACCATGGACGCGTACGTGGCTCCAGTGCTGTTTTCCATCCCGTTGCTCGTGGGAGCGACGGGGAACGCACTGGTCATTTACGTGGTGGCTCGCTTCAGCGAGATGCGGACAGTGACCAACTACTACATCGTCAACCTGGCCATCACTGACCTGTCCTTTCTGCTGTGCTGTGTGCCCTTCTCTGCAGCCAACTACGCCCTACCGTCCTGGATCTTCGGAAGAGTCCTGTGCAAGTTGATCAACTACCTCCAGCAG gTGACAACACAAGCGACATGCATCACGCTGTGCATCATGAGTGTGGACCGGTTCTGTGCCATCGTCTATCCGCTTCGATCTCTACGCTTCCGGCGCAAGCGTGTGGCTGTCATCGTGAATGCCATCACTTGGTTAG TGTCCTTTCTGGCTGCCATACCAGTCTGCATTTTCCACGACCTGACCCAGTTCAACTGGTACGGCTTCCGAACCTACTGCCGCCCGGTGTGGCCTAGCAAAGCGTGGGAGGATGGCTACATGATCTTTACCATCGCCTTTACCTACGTGCTGCCTCTCATCATCTGCTCGGTGACGTGCTCGCTAGTGGTGAAACGCCTACACAACCGATTCCGCAGGTCTGAGAGTCGCCCCCAGCACCATGAAGTTCAG ACCAGACGCATCACCCGGATGGTGGTGGGCGTAGTGATAGTGTTCCTGGTGTGTTGGCTGCCAAATCACGTCATCAACATGTGGCGCTACATCCACATCAAGAACAAGTTCTCACCGGCCCTGTACTACGGCAAG ATGGTGGCCCTCTTCCTGATCTACTGCAACTGCGCCCTGAACCCCTTCATCTACACACTGATCGGCGAGAACTTCCGCAACTGCCTGAAGCAGATCGTATCCCGAacgagcagcagcagcagcagccagAGCACCAAGATAAGCCACCCTGGCTTCGGCTTCCGAAAAAGCAACGAGAGTGCAAAGGATCTGAAGAACATCGACGCCTCCCCAAACGATCGCATGGGACCCGGTCCACCAGCGCTGCCCCCGAAAGAATTAGTCGTTGACGTCGAGCTGAATCCGTGTGCTGTGACGAAAGAGGTGGTCGATAGTGAGGAGCTTTCCAAAAAG GAGACTGAATGA